One Gossypium hirsutum isolate 1008001.06 chromosome A11, Gossypium_hirsutum_v2.1, whole genome shotgun sequence genomic window carries:
- the LOC107899585 gene encoding uncharacterized protein At5g64816, whose protein sequence is MADVWWTLLGAAIPAVIAGQVFRLRKKHAEEQRIKSARGREKSSDDIFICERVCTSKRMLKKVGAFSKDPIPGTCVTVCGVSELDACSDACARTVCVNQHQVPNWNDICLRRCQSECLRLSASHSP, encoded by the coding sequence ATGGCGGATGTGTGGTGGACCCTTCTCGGGGCTGCTATCCCGGCAGTTATCGCAGGGCAAGTTTTTAGATTGAGGAAAAAGCATGCCGAAGAACAGAGAATTAAGAGTGCCAGGGGAAGGGAGAAGAGCTCGGATGACATTTTCATTTGCGAGAGAGTCTGCACGTCAAAGAGAATGTTGAAAAAGGTCGGGGCATTTTCAAAGGATCCGATCCCTGGCACTTGTGTAACTGTTTGCGGTGTGTCCGAGCTCGATGCTTGCTCCGATGCTTGCGCTCGTACCGTTTGTGTCAACCAACATCAGGTACCTAACTGGAATGATATTTGCCTTAGAAGGTGTCAAAGTGAATGCCTTAGGTTATCTGCATCTCATTCTCCTTAG
- the LOC107899577 gene encoding small GTPase LIP1 — protein sequence MFRREREREFKEFNGGPPCGQVRVLVVGDSGVGKTSLVHLIVKGFSTACPPQTIGCTVGVKHTKYGSPGSSSSSLKGDAERDFFIELWDVSGHERYKDCRSLFYSQINGVIFVHDLSQRRTKTSLQQWASEIATTGTFSAPLSSGGPGGLPVPYIVIGNKADIAAKEGTRGSSGNLVDVARQWVEKQGLLPSSEELPLTESFPGSGSLIAAAKEARYDKEGLMKFFRMLIKRRYFSDDLSTPNTWSISPALRTSQCLDEYSDDGHQLYRRTSLSGDPYTYNMLPPLPAQRNLTPPPTLYPQQPVSVTENYSIPRFSFTGSQEINSSTRSKRADINV from the exons atgtTTCGGAGGGAACGTGAAAGGGAATTCAAAGAGTTTAATGGAGGACCTCCTTGTGGGCAAGTCAGAGTTCTTGTTGTTGGTGATTCAG GTGTGGGGAAAACTTCTCTTGTTCATCTGATTGTCAAAGGTTTTTCCACTGCTTGTCCTCCTCAAACTATTGGGTGTACAGTTGGTGTGAAG CATACCAAATATGGTAGTCCTGGTAGCTCATCAAGTAGCTTGAAAGGGGATGCTGAGAGAGATTTCTTCATTGAACTTTGGGACGTGTCAGGACACGAGCGATACAAAGATTGCCGATCTCTTTTCTATTCTCAAATTAATG GTGTTATTTTTGTACACGATCTTTCCCAAAGGAGAACAAAAACAAGCTTGCAGCAGTGGGCATCTGAGATTGCAACAACTGGGACATTTTCGGCTCCTCTAAGCTCTGGAGGCCCCGGGGGACTTCCTGTCCCATATATTGTTATTGGTAACAAAGCTGATATTGCTGCTAAAGAGGGTACAAGAGGTAGCAGTGGGAATCTGGTTGATGTAGCTCGTCAGTGGGTTGAGAAGCAGGGTTTGCTTCCATCTAGTGAGGAACTCCCATTGACCGAGAGTTTTCCTGGTAGTGGCAGCCTTATTGCA GCTGCCAAAGAAGCAAGATATGACAAGgaaggtttaatgaaattttttcgTATG TTGATCAAGAGACGGTATTTTTCAGATGATTTATCGACCCCGAATACATGGTCCATATCTCCTGCTCTGAGGACTTCTCAATGTCTGGATGAATATTCTGATGATGGTCATCAGTTGTACAGGCGTACAAG TTTGAGCGGTGACCCTTACACGTACAACATGCTTCCTCCCTTACCTGCACAACGCAACCTTACTCCACCTCCCACTCTTTACCCTCAACAGCCGGTTTCAGTGACTGAGAATTACAGCATCCCACGATTCTCCTTTACCGGTTCCCAAGAAATCAACAGCAGCACCAGATCGAAGCGTGCGGATATTAATGTCTGA